A window of the Lolium perenne isolate Kyuss_39 chromosome 7, Kyuss_2.0, whole genome shotgun sequence genome harbors these coding sequences:
- the LOC127314501 gene encoding BTB/POZ and MATH domain-containing protein 1, whose amino-acid sequence MGSASKGTAPGCTAEKVTVSRCSTHKEKGTHIFEIAGYSLKKGMGADKFVRSATFTVGGYDWSIRFYPDGTAESTEGCMALSLELMSPNAEARAIFDFGIAKHSSGLLSTTFTQQTKTFSSRTKSTRQFTLYIVRSSYETKATTYLPNDLLLIKCEIGVIKESQLNGTVGRSEIEVPPPDIFDHLAKLLEAKEEADVTFSVGGETFVAHKIVLAMRSPVFKAELFGPMRETRTSRPVTVEDMQPAVFKAFLHFIYTDSLPDLDDLQGDDKYEMIRHLLVAADRYAMDRLKMLCQSILGKNLDVNNVATTLALADQHNCDKLKDVCVEFLASSDKMDDVAATQGYESLKRSCPSVLIDALEKRRRTREA is encoded by the coding sequence ATGGGGTCAGCATCCAAGGGGACGGCGCCGGGGTGCACCGCGGAGAAGGTGACGGTGTCGCGGTGCTCCACGCACAAGGAGAAGGGGACGCACATCTTCGAGATCGCCGGGTACAGCCTCAAGAAGGGCATGGGCGCCGACAAGTTCGTCCGGTCGGCCACCTTCACCGTCGGCGGCTACGACTGGTCCATCAGATTCTACCCCGACGGGACCGCCGAGTCCACCGAAGGGTGTATGGCGCTCAGCCTCGAGCTCATGAGCCCCAACGCCGAGGCCCGGGCCATCTTTGATTTTGGGATCGCCAAGCACAGTTCAGGGCTGCTTAGCACGACCTTCACCCAGCAGACCAAGACCTTCAGCTCCAGGACCAAGAGCACTCGTCAGTTCACCCTCTACATAGTCAGAAGCAGCTACGAGACCAAAGCAACAACGTACCTTCCCAACGATCTCCTCCTCATCAAATGCGAGATCGGGGTGATCAAAGAATCTCAGCTGAACGGGACCGTGGGGAGGTCCGAGATCGAGGTGCCGCCGCCGGACATCTTTGACCACCTCGCTAAGCTGCTGGAGGCTAAGGAGGAGGCAGACGTCACTTTCAGCGTTGGAGGGGAGACCTTCGTGGCGCACAAGATCGTGCTCGCCATGCGCTCGCCGGTCTTCAAGGCGGAGCTCTTCGGGCCGATGAGGGAGACGAGGACGAGCCGTCCTGTGACCGTAGAAGACATGCAGCCTGCCGTTTTCAAGGCCTTTCTGCATTTCATCTACACGGATTCCTTGCCTGACCTGGATGATCTTCAAGGTGATGATAAGTACGAGATGATCCGGCATTTACTGGTCGCTGCAGACAGGTACGCCATGGACAGGCTGAAGATGCTATGCCAAAGCATCCTTGGCAAGAATCTTGATGTGAACAACGTGGCAACTACACTGGCTCTAGCTGATCAGCATAACTGCGACAAGCTTAAGGATGTTTGCGTTGAATTCCTCGCCTCTTCAGATAAGATGGATGATGTGGCGGCAACCCAAGGTTATGAAAGTCTCAAAAGATCTTGCCCCTCTGTCTTAATAGATGCTTTGGAGAAGAGAAGAAGGACTCGTGAAGCATAG